Proteins encoded in a region of the Streptomyces liliiviolaceus genome:
- a CDS encoding class I SAM-dependent DNA methyltransferase, with protein sequence MIEPDFLHTTRAAYDTWAARYAELFANGLEDFPLDRAMLGAFAAFVRADGGGPVADLGCGPGHVTSLLDSLGLDVSGIDLSPEMIAIARAARPDLRFEVGSMTALDRADGELAGVLARYSIIHTPPEQLPLVLTEFQRVLAPGGHLLLAFQAHDDPAELAESFDHKVALAYRWSPDRVAALLTETGFTEKARLVRAPLEDERQFPHAHLLLTKTPTP encoded by the coding sequence ATGATCGAGCCGGACTTCCTTCACACCACCCGGGCGGCCTACGACACGTGGGCCGCCCGTTACGCCGAGCTTTTCGCCAACGGGTTGGAGGACTTCCCGCTGGACCGGGCGATGCTCGGCGCATTCGCCGCCTTCGTGCGCGCGGACGGCGGCGGACCGGTGGCCGACCTGGGCTGCGGCCCGGGTCATGTGACCTCCCTGCTGGACTCGCTCGGCCTGGATGTGTCCGGCATCGACCTGTCCCCGGAGATGATCGCCATCGCCCGGGCGGCCCGTCCGGACCTGCGGTTCGAGGTGGGCTCGATGACCGCGCTGGATCGTGCGGACGGCGAGCTGGCCGGTGTGCTGGCCCGTTACTCGATCATCCACACCCCGCCGGAGCAACTGCCTCTGGTGCTCACGGAGTTCCAGCGCGTGCTGGCGCCCGGCGGTCACTTGCTGCTCGCGTTCCAGGCCCACGACGACCCCGCGGAGCTGGCGGAGTCCTTCGACCACAAAGTGGCCCTCGCCTACCGCTGGTCCCCCGACCGCGTGGCCGCCCTGCTGACGGAGACGGGTTTCACGGAGAAGGCCCGCCTCGTCAGGGCCCCACTGGAGGACGAACGCCAGTTCCCGCACGCCCACTTGCTGCTCACGAAGACCCCCACACCGTAG
- a CDS encoding DUF6777 domain-containing protein yields MSVEPPSSGRPTGPPSGPLSGPTRPNPVPPPDGRVPTGSSTGGPGEWGGAGAGGGGQGGGSGGGPGDGGSSGPSGPGAGQGPERPWWKSVPRVALIAAAVVVAVVLAVVLTRPDGTTTAKSSDGEVFLQAAGKSGPDPFTGSTARDGSTAPVTPSPTDTSGSANVTRGVDGSAPGLYGGTRDRGSCDVEKQISALDRAPDKKQAFAKVLDLKTSAVPAYLRSLTPVQLRMDTRVTNHGYRDGGATSYQAVLQAGTAVLVDDRGVPRVRCACGNPLLPPVALKTTPRTTGDSWPSYRPSDVVVVSPSTQVVDIFVIFDADSGDWFTRHQGDTGGKDRRTDPPAHQPSPSMSSPPPSSDSPSPCVSVGDGATVPPGGSASPCPSTSSSPATPSSPSEESGSPSSAPPAPDSSEPAPDDASGTTTESAASHGVPESAATSPGL; encoded by the coding sequence GTGAGCGTCGAACCGCCGTCCTCAGGCCGCCCCACAGGACCCCCCTCCGGCCCTCTGTCGGGGCCGACCCGGCCGAACCCCGTACCCCCTCCGGACGGACGCGTTCCCACGGGCTCGTCGACCGGAGGACCGGGCGAGTGGGGCGGAGCCGGTGCGGGCGGCGGCGGACAGGGCGGCGGATCGGGAGGCGGACCGGGTGACGGCGGGTCCTCCGGTCCGTCCGGGCCGGGCGCGGGCCAGGGCCCCGAACGGCCCTGGTGGAAGTCGGTCCCGCGGGTCGCCCTCATCGCCGCCGCGGTCGTCGTCGCCGTGGTCCTGGCCGTGGTCCTCACCCGGCCCGACGGCACGACCACCGCCAAGTCCTCGGACGGCGAGGTCTTCCTCCAGGCGGCGGGCAAGTCGGGGCCCGACCCGTTCACCGGCTCCACGGCACGGGACGGTTCCACCGCACCCGTGACGCCCTCGCCCACAGACACCTCCGGGTCGGCCAATGTGACACGGGGCGTGGACGGTTCGGCGCCCGGCCTCTACGGCGGAACCCGTGACAGGGGCAGCTGCGACGTCGAGAAGCAGATCTCGGCGCTGGACCGGGCGCCCGACAAGAAGCAGGCGTTCGCCAAGGTGCTCGACCTCAAGACCTCCGCGGTGCCCGCGTATCTGCGCTCGCTCACCCCCGTACAGCTGCGGATGGACACCCGCGTCACCAACCACGGCTACCGCGACGGAGGAGCCACGAGCTATCAGGCGGTCCTGCAGGCCGGCACCGCTGTCCTCGTCGACGACCGCGGTGTTCCCCGGGTGCGCTGCGCCTGCGGCAACCCGCTGCTGCCGCCGGTCGCGCTGAAGACCACACCGAGGACGACCGGGGACTCCTGGCCGTCGTACCGGCCCTCGGACGTCGTGGTCGTCTCGCCCTCGACCCAGGTCGTCGACATCTTCGTGATCTTCGACGCGGACAGCGGCGACTGGTTCACCCGGCACCAGGGCGACACCGGCGGCAAGGACCGCAGGACCGATCCTCCGGCGCACCAGCCGTCCCCGTCGATGAGTTCCCCGCCGCCCTCGTCGGACTCCCCGTCGCCCTGCGTGTCCGTGGGGGACGGCGCGACCGTGCCGCCGGGCGGTTCGGCGAGCCCCTGCCCCTCGACCTCCTCTTCCCCGGCCACGCCGTCGTCGCCCTCCGAGGAGTCCGGGTCGCCGTCGTCCGCACCGCCGGCGCCGGACTCCTCCGAGCCCGCGCCCGACGACGCGTCCGGTACGACGACGGAGTCGGCCGCGAGTCACGGCGTCCCGGAGTCGGCCGCGACCTCTCCGGGACTGTGA
- a CDS encoding FG-GAP-like repeat-containing protein, producing the protein MRKNRSTALAAASFLLLAGLGIASAPSAYAGTPGGTRASDRNSDFNGDGYEDVLVGAPGATVSGKKGAGLVTVQYGSSRGIGTTGAALFSQSTAGVAGAAETGDGFGKAVGTGDLDGDGYDDAIVGIPGEDLGTVADAGGAVILWGSKAGLTGAASDWLETQEPVTGEQFGAGLAAGHFTNETPGDLLAVMDHNGLELFAYDSAAPGSLERRSSAPLSARAQERNILPKSLTTGDYDKNGFADLVVSGVTVGDEPGHGWSTYLSGQADGLTYERDVRGGPVTASGDIDNDGYDDLVTGEPNSPDDGGETMTGGLVGVRYGGENGPADEVQWWTQDSPGVPGTAERGDGWGTDLSVADTDGDGYADVAIGAAGEDIGTVADAGAVWVLRGTSAGLTATGAKSWDQDSADVSGVPEKGDKWGGQVRLTDPNADGRFGLLASAPGENAGDGFVWVLSAGAGGITAAGSWTYGADTLGAPSLGAAFGAAIDE; encoded by the coding sequence ATGCGCAAGAACCGTTCCACAGCACTCGCCGCGGCATCATTTCTTCTGCTGGCGGGACTGGGCATCGCATCCGCGCCCTCCGCGTACGCGGGCACTCCCGGCGGTACGCGGGCCTCCGACCGCAACAGCGACTTCAACGGCGACGGCTACGAGGACGTGCTGGTGGGCGCCCCCGGCGCGACCGTCAGCGGCAAGAAGGGCGCGGGACTCGTGACCGTGCAGTACGGCTCGTCGCGGGGCATCGGCACGACCGGCGCCGCCCTCTTCAGCCAGTCCACCGCGGGCGTCGCGGGAGCGGCGGAGACGGGCGACGGCTTCGGCAAGGCGGTCGGCACCGGCGACCTGGACGGGGACGGGTACGACGACGCGATCGTCGGCATCCCCGGCGAGGACCTCGGCACGGTCGCGGACGCGGGCGGTGCCGTGATCCTGTGGGGCTCGAAGGCGGGCCTGACCGGGGCGGCCAGCGACTGGCTGGAGACCCAGGAGCCCGTCACCGGCGAGCAGTTCGGTGCGGGCCTAGCCGCGGGGCACTTCACGAACGAGACGCCGGGCGACCTGCTGGCCGTCATGGACCACAACGGCCTGGAGCTGTTCGCCTACGACTCCGCCGCGCCCGGTTCGCTGGAGCGGCGCTCGTCCGCGCCTCTCTCCGCCCGGGCCCAGGAGCGGAACATCCTGCCCAAGTCGCTGACCACGGGCGACTACGACAAGAACGGGTTCGCGGACCTCGTCGTCTCGGGCGTGACGGTCGGCGACGAACCGGGACACGGCTGGTCGACGTACCTCTCCGGGCAGGCGGACGGGCTGACGTACGAGCGGGATGTGCGCGGCGGCCCGGTCACCGCGTCCGGTGACATCGACAACGACGGCTACGACGACCTGGTGACCGGCGAGCCGAACTCCCCCGACGACGGCGGCGAGACCATGACCGGCGGTCTGGTGGGCGTGCGCTACGGCGGCGAGAACGGGCCGGCGGACGAGGTCCAGTGGTGGACGCAGGACTCCCCCGGCGTTCCCGGCACGGCCGAGCGGGGCGACGGCTGGGGCACGGACCTGTCCGTGGCGGACACGGACGGCGACGGGTACGCGGACGTGGCGATCGGCGCCGCGGGCGAGGACATCGGCACGGTCGCCGACGCGGGCGCGGTGTGGGTGCTGCGCGGGACGTCCGCCGGTCTGACCGCGACGGGCGCCAAGTCGTGGGACCAGGACTCGGCCGATGTGTCCGGTGTGCCCGAGAAGGGCGACAAGTGGGGCGGCCAGGTCCGTCTCACCGACCCGAACGCGGACGGCCGCTTCGGGCTGCTGGCCTCGGCGCCGGGCGAGAACGCGGGCGACGGCTTCGTCTGGGTGCTGTCGGCCGGGGCGGGCGGCATCACGGCCGCGGGGTCGTGGACGTACGGGGCCGACACGCTCGGCGCACCCTCCCTGGGCGCCGCGTTCGGCGCCGCGATCGACGAGTAG
- a CDS encoding ABC transporter substrate-binding protein, which translates to MPDTHHPGRRSVLAAAAAGSASLGASWLLTGCTGASAAPALPEGAKAGTPDRGGTLRIARPPASEAETLDPASALSAYEYLGALYNRLVRIGANGELAPDLAESWEPDAKARTWTFRLRKGVTFHDGRELTSADAAYTLRHILDKATASPQAAVLAPLIDPAKLRTPDAHTLVVPLKTPNAEFPSLLTHYNCYVVPDGSARGIGRTGIGTGPFKLESFAPAGPGRITAFTDHWAGRPVLDAIDFYSVADMSARSNALLAGQVDLLSQTNLDFATARVVAASDRATIARVENAQWYVLPMLTTEKPFTDVRVRQAMKLAYDPEHVVKVALQGAGTPGWDNPVPPSDPAHVAAHPEHDPEQARHLLKKAGHEGLTVDLYTSSYDPVFTPMALAYQDSAKRAGIRVRVKTASADSYYTQIWMKKPLMATYWYTGRPVDQLFTQVFRGGSSYNETAWSDKAFDALLDRARQETDDERRRELYGEAQTFVVEKGGAMTPMFADRLVGISRKVRGYAEHGFEFDYLGIGLKGA; encoded by the coding sequence ATGCCCGACACCCATCACCCCGGACGGCGCTCCGTCCTTGCCGCGGCAGCCGCGGGCAGCGCGTCGCTCGGTGCGTCCTGGCTGCTCACCGGCTGCACGGGCGCCTCGGCCGCCCCCGCTCTGCCCGAAGGCGCGAAGGCGGGCACCCCCGACCGCGGCGGCACGCTCCGCATCGCCCGGCCGCCCGCCTCCGAGGCCGAGACCCTGGACCCGGCGAGCGCCCTGTCCGCGTACGAATACCTCGGCGCCCTCTACAACCGGCTCGTCCGCATCGGCGCGAACGGCGAACTCGCCCCCGACCTCGCCGAGTCCTGGGAACCGGACGCCAAGGCCCGCACCTGGACCTTCCGACTCCGCAAGGGCGTCACCTTCCACGACGGCCGCGAACTCACCTCCGCCGACGCCGCGTACACCCTGCGCCACATCCTCGACAAGGCGACGGCGTCCCCGCAGGCAGCCGTCCTCGCCCCGCTCATCGACCCGGCGAAGCTGCGCACCCCCGACGCCCACACGCTCGTCGTACCGCTGAAGACCCCCAACGCGGAGTTCCCGAGCCTGCTCACGCACTACAACTGTTACGTCGTCCCCGACGGCAGCGCCCGCGGCATCGGCCGCACCGGCATCGGCACGGGCCCCTTCAAACTGGAGTCCTTCGCGCCCGCGGGCCCCGGCCGCATCACCGCGTTCACGGACCACTGGGCGGGCCGCCCGGTCCTGGACGCCATCGACTTCTACTCCGTCGCCGACATGTCGGCCCGCTCGAACGCCCTGCTCGCGGGCCAGGTCGACCTCCTCTCGCAGACCAACCTCGACTTCGCGACCGCCCGCGTCGTCGCCGCCTCCGACCGCGCGACGATCGCCCGCGTCGAGAACGCGCAGTGGTACGTGCTGCCGATGCTCACCACGGAGAAGCCCTTCACCGACGTACGCGTCCGGCAGGCGATGAAACTGGCCTACGACCCCGAGCACGTGGTGAAGGTCGCCCTCCAGGGCGCGGGCACACCCGGCTGGGACAACCCCGTACCGCCGAGCGACCCGGCCCATGTCGCCGCACACCCGGAGCACGACCCGGAACAGGCCCGCCACCTGCTGAAGAAGGCGGGCCACGAGGGCCTGACGGTCGACCTCTACACCTCCTCGTACGACCCGGTCTTCACGCCCATGGCCCTCGCCTACCAGGACTCGGCCAAGCGCGCCGGGATCCGCGTGCGGGTGAAGACTGCCTCGGCGGACTCGTATTACACGCAGATCTGGATGAAGAAGCCGCTCATGGCCACCTACTGGTACACCGGCAGACCCGTCGACCAGCTGTTCACGCAGGTCTTCCGCGGCGGCTCCTCCTACAACGAGACCGCCTGGTCGGACAAGGCGTTCGACGCGCTGCTCGACCGGGCCAGGCAGGAGACCGACGACGAACGGCGGCGCGAACTGTACGGCGAGGCGCAGACCTTCGTCGTCGAAAAGGGCGGGGCGATGACCCCGATGTTCGCCGACCGGCTCGTCGGCATCTCGCGGAAGGTACGCGGATACGCCGAGCACGGCTTCGAGTTCGACTACCTCGGCATCGGCCTGAAGGGAGCCTGA
- a CDS encoding VOC family protein, giving the protein MSTDGFTTCLWFDGQAEEAANFYVSLFKNSELGKTVRATEAGPGPAGSVVTVEFVANGQRFVGLNGGPEFKFTEAISFTIDCADQTEVDFYSNALIEGGGEQGPCGWVKDRFGLSWQVVPTRLTEMISDSDQQKAGRAMTAMLKMHKLDLAALEKAYAGE; this is encoded by the coding sequence ATGAGCACCGACGGATTCACCACGTGTCTGTGGTTCGACGGCCAGGCCGAGGAGGCCGCGAACTTCTACGTGTCGCTCTTCAAGAACTCCGAGCTCGGGAAGACGGTCCGTGCCACGGAGGCCGGGCCCGGCCCGGCCGGCTCCGTCGTCACCGTCGAGTTCGTGGCCAACGGCCAGAGGTTCGTCGGGCTGAACGGCGGACCGGAGTTCAAGTTCACCGAGGCCATCTCCTTCACGATCGACTGCGCGGACCAGACCGAGGTCGACTTCTACTCGAACGCGCTCATCGAGGGCGGCGGCGAGCAGGGCCCCTGCGGCTGGGTGAAGGACAGGTTCGGCCTCTCCTGGCAGGTCGTGCCGACCAGGCTGACCGAGATGATCAGCGACTCGGACCAGCAGAAGGCGGGCCGCGCCATGACGGCGATGCTGAAGATGCACAAGCTCGACCTCGCGGCCCTGGAGAAGGCGTACGCCGGGGAGTGA
- a CDS encoding epoxide hydrolase family protein: MIFPHDDSVQPGSGLRPFRIDIPQADLDDLHARLDLTRWPDELPGVDWAYGVPRTYLKELAEYWRHSYDWRAAEARLNEWPQFTTVVDGADLHFAHIRSPEPDATPLIVTHGWPGSIAEFLDVVGPLTDPRAHAGDPSDAFHVVVPSIPGFGLSGPTRDTGWEYRRIAAAFAVLMDRLGYRRFGAQGGDWGAAISHELGRTHPERVIGVHLNLLPGAQATSEPTAEELAALHPGERERALASWRRHQEWTRERQGYADLQSTRPQTLAYGLTDSPVGQLAWIVEKFKEWTDSDTRPEDAVDRDQLLTNVMLYWLTGTAGSSARIYYERAHADGGNAPAQPSTAPTALAVFPRDNFIPLRHRAERTDTIVRWTEYDRGGHFAAMEQPDLLVGDVRAFFRQVRGDGGSAR; the protein is encoded by the coding sequence ATGATCTTCCCGCACGACGACAGCGTTCAGCCCGGCAGCGGGCTCCGTCCCTTCCGTATCGACATCCCCCAGGCCGACCTCGACGATCTGCACGCGCGCCTGGACCTCACGCGGTGGCCGGACGAGCTGCCGGGGGTGGACTGGGCCTACGGGGTGCCGCGGACCTATCTCAAGGAGCTCGCGGAGTACTGGCGGCACTCCTACGACTGGCGCGCGGCGGAGGCCCGGCTCAACGAGTGGCCGCAGTTCACGACGGTCGTCGACGGGGCCGACCTGCACTTCGCGCACATCCGCTCGCCGGAGCCCGACGCGACCCCGCTGATCGTCACCCACGGCTGGCCCGGCTCGATCGCGGAGTTCCTGGACGTCGTGGGCCCGTTGACCGATCCGCGCGCCCACGCCGGTGATCCCTCCGACGCCTTCCACGTGGTGGTGCCGAGCATCCCCGGGTTCGGCCTGTCGGGGCCCACGCGCGACACCGGCTGGGAGTACCGCCGTATCGCCGCCGCGTTCGCCGTGCTGATGGACCGACTCGGCTACCGGCGGTTCGGAGCGCAGGGCGGCGACTGGGGCGCGGCGATCTCCCACGAGCTGGGCCGCACCCACCCGGAGCGGGTGATCGGCGTCCATCTGAACCTGCTGCCCGGCGCCCAGGCCACCTCCGAGCCGACCGCCGAGGAGCTGGCGGCGCTGCACCCCGGGGAACGCGAACGCGCCCTCGCCTCCTGGCGGCGCCACCAGGAGTGGACGCGCGAACGGCAGGGTTACGCCGACCTCCAGTCGACCCGGCCGCAGACGCTCGCCTACGGGCTCACGGACTCACCCGTCGGCCAACTCGCCTGGATCGTCGAGAAGTTCAAGGAGTGGACGGACTCGGACACGCGTCCCGAGGACGCGGTCGACCGGGACCAGCTGCTCACGAACGTGATGCTGTACTGGCTCACGGGCACGGCGGGATCGTCCGCGCGGATCTACTACGAGCGCGCGCACGCCGACGGCGGGAACGCGCCCGCGCAGCCGTCGACCGCACCGACCGCGCTCGCCGTCTTCCCCCGGGACAACTTCATCCCGCTGCGGCACCGCGCGGAGCGCACGGACACCATCGTGCGCTGGACGGAGTACGACCGGGGCGGCCACTTCGCCGCGATGGAGCAGCCGGACCTGCTCGTCGGGGACGTACGGGCGTTCTTCCGTCAGGTACGGGGCGACGGCGGCAGCGCGAGGTGA
- a CDS encoding streptophobe family protein, with amino-acid sequence MSLSTAPDQAVSRHGWVQALATVLAGLIAMLVIAALGLWAAGAADLPDGAFPRVVAATVVTAVGGSVKFAGNAGAIAGTRAGLTVLPLSVTLTGALVVAAGFLRPLRHRAVAGLPELAGWAGRIAVLWLLALTALALSARRTFAVSLGDGALSDLGDLFGASSPRVGFETDVPVTLPFGLLWLAGVLVLALLVSPRAPLPPRLLRFQESVRPAAYAMVVLLLAYVVLGVVVALVVAVTRGHAAQTLAVVLLGLPNLVWPVFTIGLGATWDGRVEGPFGLPMPQVLDRVLRTPDLSTLNLRTLSEQDGRVWWLVVVDAVLLLAVAFLMASRSPARMRAWRHGLHMAVALALTVLTVCLLGRIDAHYGLSLFGIGDLGGGLSGELFLRPRLWGALGLALLWGLVAGFLGALLASRTRHHGELENPKD; translated from the coding sequence GTGAGCCTCTCTACAGCCCCTGACCAGGCGGTGTCCCGGCACGGCTGGGTCCAGGCCCTGGCCACGGTCCTCGCCGGACTGATCGCCATGCTCGTGATCGCCGCGCTCGGACTGTGGGCGGCGGGGGCCGCCGACCTGCCGGACGGCGCGTTCCCGCGGGTCGTCGCCGCGACGGTGGTGACGGCGGTCGGCGGTTCGGTGAAGTTCGCCGGGAACGCCGGAGCGATCGCCGGGACCCGGGCGGGTCTGACGGTGCTCCCGCTCTCGGTGACGCTGACCGGAGCCCTGGTCGTCGCCGCCGGTTTCCTGCGGCCGTTGCGCCACCGGGCCGTCGCGGGCCTGCCCGAACTGGCGGGCTGGGCCGGCCGCATCGCGGTCCTGTGGCTGCTCGCCCTGACCGCGCTGGCGCTGTCGGCCCGCCGGACCTTCGCGGTCTCCCTCGGTGACGGCGCGCTCTCCGACCTCGGCGATCTGTTCGGCGCCTCGTCACCGCGGGTCGGGTTCGAGACCGATGTGCCGGTGACGCTGCCCTTCGGCCTTCTGTGGCTGGCCGGCGTCCTCGTCCTCGCGCTGCTCGTCTCGCCCAGGGCGCCGCTCCCGCCCCGGCTGCTGCGCTTCCAGGAGTCGGTACGGCCGGCCGCGTACGCCATGGTCGTGCTGCTGCTCGCGTACGTGGTCCTGGGCGTGGTCGTCGCGCTGGTGGTGGCGGTGACGCGGGGGCATGCCGCCCAGACGCTCGCGGTGGTGCTCCTGGGGCTGCCGAACCTCGTCTGGCCCGTCTTCACGATCGGTCTGGGGGCGACCTGGGACGGCAGGGTCGAGGGACCGTTCGGGCTGCCGATGCCGCAGGTGCTGGATCGTGTGCTGCGTACGCCGGACCTCTCGACCCTGAATCTGCGCACACTCTCCGAGCAGGACGGCAGGGTGTGGTGGCTGGTGGTCGTCGACGCGGTGCTCCTGCTGGCCGTCGCCTTCCTGATGGCCTCACGCTCGCCTGCCCGGATGCGGGCCTGGCGGCACGGCCTGCACATGGCCGTCGCCCTCGCGCTCACGGTGCTCACCGTCTGCCTGCTCGGCCGGATCGACGCGCACTACGGGCTGTCGCTGTTCGGCATCGGAGACCTCGGCGGCGGACTGTCCGGCGAACTCTTCCTGCGGCCACGGCTGTGGGGCGCGCTCGGTCTCGCCCTGCTCTGGGGCCTGGTCGCCGGCTTCCTGGGCGCACTGCTCGCCTCCCGCACGCGTCATCACGGCGAGTTGGAGAATCCCAAGGACTGA
- a CDS encoding serine/threonine-protein kinase, producing MAYDTSPHAGRASELVGRQIAGYRIEREVGRGGMAVVYRAKDLRLDRTVALKLLAPELARNDTFRRRFTYESRVAAAIDHPHIVPVFEAGETDGVLYIAMRYVAGRDLRHLLDKEGPLAITTATRIAVQVASALDAAHDHGLVHRDVKPGNILVAPGTDSDHPEHVYLTDFGLTKKSLSLTGFTTVGQFVGTLDYVAPEQISGRPVDGRCDVYSLACVVYETLAGGPPFRRDDDMALLWAHQYDVPPAVSGKRPELAGGVDGVLAKALAKSPDDRYGSCLAFVAALRAAAVGEPERGWAPPLPPAWARCVVPDAGGP from the coding sequence ATGGCGTACGACACGAGTCCGCACGCCGGGCGGGCCTCCGAGCTGGTCGGCAGGCAGATCGCGGGGTACCGGATCGAGCGCGAGGTCGGCCGGGGCGGCATGGCCGTCGTCTACCGCGCCAAGGACCTGCGCCTCGACCGCACGGTCGCCCTGAAACTGCTCGCCCCGGAACTCGCCCGCAACGACACGTTCCGCAGACGCTTCACCTACGAGTCACGGGTGGCCGCCGCGATCGACCACCCCCACATCGTGCCGGTCTTCGAGGCGGGCGAGACGGACGGCGTCCTCTACATCGCCATGCGGTACGTCGCGGGCCGCGACCTGCGTCATCTCCTCGACAAGGAGGGGCCGTTGGCCATCACGACAGCCACCCGCATCGCCGTACAGGTGGCGTCCGCGCTCGACGCCGCCCACGACCACGGGCTGGTCCACCGGGACGTCAAACCCGGCAACATCCTGGTCGCGCCGGGCACGGACAGCGACCACCCCGAGCACGTCTACCTCACCGACTTCGGGCTGACGAAGAAGTCGCTGTCCCTGACCGGGTTCACGACCGTCGGCCAGTTCGTCGGCACGCTCGACTACGTGGCGCCCGAGCAGATCTCCGGGCGCCCCGTCGACGGCCGCTGCGACGTCTACAGCCTCGCCTGTGTCGTGTACGAGACCCTGGCGGGCGGGCCGCCGTTCCGGCGCGACGACGACATGGCGCTGTTGTGGGCGCACCAGTACGACGTGCCGCCGGCGGTGTCCGGGAAGCGGCCCGAACTCGCCGGGGGCGTCGACGGCGTCCTGGCGAAGGCTCTCGCGAAGAGTCCCGATGACCGGTACGGGTCGTGTCTCGCGTTTGTCGCGGCGTTGCGGGCGGCGGCGGTGGGGGAGCCCGAGCGGGGTTGGGCTCCGCCCTTGCCTCCGGCTTGGGCTCGGTGTGTGGTTCCGGATGCCGGGGGCCCGTAG
- a CDS encoding ABC transporter ATP-binding protein, translated as MASWEKPLDHRYRGEHPIRTLVYLFRADRWKLAAAFVVFTVKHSPVWLLPLITATIIDTVVRHGPIADLWLSAGVILAILIVNMPLHLLYVRLLYGSVRRMGTALRSALCTRMQHLSIGYHSRVSAGVLQAKVVRDVETVEQMVQQTAETGLGAVTVLTGGLIIIAVRTPEFVPVFLCVVPVAALLVARLRSRLRVHNEDFRHEVEHLSSRVTEMTRLISVTRAHGLEGKALRRMDGTLHKVLTSGLRLDLLNGRFASLAWVFLNMIGVVFLTAAALVAYYGVWAVSPGDVVMLSAFLTTLTNSTTTLAGLTPVITKGLESVRSVGEVLQAPELEDNEGRARLSSVRGAVEFEGVGYAYEDADRPAVRDFSLSVAPGETIALVGASGAGKSTVLSLVIGFIRPTSGRVLLDGADMNTLDLRTYRRFVSVVPQESILFDGTVRENVAYGMDDADADEATVRAALRDANALEFVDRLPRGLDTVVGEHGARLSGGQRQRLAIARALIRNPRVLILDEATSALDTQSEALVQQALARLVHGRTTFVVAHRLSTIRGADRIVVMGDGTVREIGSHEELMSRAGAYTALHDGSGLPA; from the coding sequence ATGGCCTCGTGGGAGAAACCGCTCGACCACCGCTACCGCGGCGAGCACCCGATCCGCACCCTCGTCTATCTGTTCCGGGCCGACCGGTGGAAGCTCGCCGCCGCCTTCGTCGTCTTCACCGTCAAGCACAGCCCGGTCTGGCTGCTGCCCCTGATCACCGCGACCATCATCGACACGGTCGTCCGGCACGGACCGATAGCCGACCTCTGGCTCAGCGCCGGAGTCATCCTGGCGATCCTGATCGTCAACATGCCGCTGCACCTGCTGTACGTGCGGCTGCTCTACGGCAGCGTGCGCCGCATGGGCACGGCCCTGCGCTCCGCGCTCTGCACGCGGATGCAGCACCTCTCCATCGGCTACCACTCACGCGTCAGCGCCGGTGTGCTCCAGGCGAAGGTCGTCCGTGACGTGGAGACGGTCGAGCAGATGGTCCAGCAGACCGCCGAGACGGGGCTCGGCGCGGTCACCGTGCTCACCGGCGGGCTGATCATCATCGCCGTGCGCACACCCGAGTTCGTCCCCGTGTTCCTGTGCGTGGTGCCGGTCGCGGCGCTGCTCGTGGCGCGGCTGCGGAGCCGGTTGCGCGTCCACAACGAGGACTTCCGGCACGAGGTCGAGCATCTGTCCTCGCGGGTCACGGAGATGACGCGGCTCATCTCGGTCACGCGGGCGCACGGTCTGGAGGGCAAGGCCCTGCGGCGCATGGACGGCACCCTGCACAAGGTGCTGACCTCGGGGCTGCGGCTCGACCTCCTCAACGGCCGCTTCGCCTCACTGGCCTGGGTGTTCCTGAACATGATCGGGGTCGTCTTCCTCACCGCGGCCGCGCTGGTCGCGTACTACGGCGTGTGGGCCGTCTCCCCCGGTGACGTCGTCATGCTCAGCGCGTTCCTCACCACCCTCACCAACTCCACGACCACCCTGGCCGGGCTGACCCCGGTCATCACCAAGGGCCTGGAGTCCGTACGGTCCGTCGGTGAGGTGCTCCAGGCCCCCGAACTGGAGGACAACGAGGGTAGGGCGCGGCTCTCATCGGTGCGCGGGGCGGTCGAGTTCGAGGGCGTGGGCTACGCGTACGAGGACGCGGACCGGCCCGCCGTACGGGACTTCAGCCTCTCCGTCGCGCCGGGCGAGACGATCGCCCTCGTCGGCGCTTCGGGTGCGGGCAAGTCCACGGTGCTCAGTCTCGTCATCGGGTTCATCCGGCCGACCTCGGGCCGGGTGCTGCTCGACGGGGCCGACATGAACACCCTGGACCTGCGGACCTACCGGCGTTTCGTGTCGGTGGTGCCACAGGAGTCGATCCTGTTCGACGGCACCGTGCGGGAGAACGTCGCGTACGGCATGGACGACGCGGACGCCGACGAGGCGACCGTGCGCGCGGCGCTGCGGGACGCCAACGCGCTGGAGTTCGTGGACCGGCTGCCGCGGGGGCTCGACACGGTGGTGGGCGAGCACGGGGCGCGCCTTTCGGGCGGTCAGCGGCAGCGCCTCGCCATCGCGCGGGCCCTCATCCGCAATCCACGCGTCCTGATCCTCGACGAGGCGACGTCCGCGCTGGACACCCAGTCCGAGGCGCTGGTCCAGCAGGCCCTGGCCCGTCTGGTGCACGGGCGCACGACCTTCGTGGTGGCGCACCGCCTGTCGACGATCCGGGGCGCGGACCGGATCGTGGTGATGGGGGACGGCACGGTCCGGGAGATCGGGTCGCACGAGGAACTGATGTCCCGGGCGGGCGCGTACACGGCACTGCACGACGGCAGCGGCCTGCCGGCCTGA